A portion of the Microbulbifer agarilyticus genome contains these proteins:
- the trpA gene encoding tryptophan synthase subunit alpha has product MTTLNNRIDRRFAKLRSEGRKALVTYIVAGDGGLENTVDLMHQLVASGSDLIELGVPFSDPMAEGPVIQKGHERALEHKASLRKCLALIEEFRTKDADTPVILMGYANPIEKMGAEVFADALQAAGGDGALTVDLPAEEAVPLNELLRARDLRNIFLLTPTTSDERIAEITELASGFVYYVSLKGVTGAGHLDLDSVHENLTRIRRFTDLPLCVGFGIKDGASAKAVSADGDGAVVGSVLVSAVGESADAAAAKDRVGAIVGEMRSVLDS; this is encoded by the coding sequence GTGACTACATTAAATAATCGAATCGATCGTCGCTTTGCCAAGCTGCGCAGCGAAGGCCGCAAGGCGCTGGTTACCTATATTGTCGCCGGCGATGGCGGCCTGGAAAATACCGTTGACCTGATGCATCAGCTGGTTGCCAGTGGCTCTGACCTGATTGAACTGGGGGTTCCGTTTTCAGACCCGATGGCCGAAGGGCCGGTGATTCAGAAGGGGCACGAGCGCGCACTCGAGCACAAGGCCTCGCTGCGCAAGTGTCTGGCACTGATTGAGGAGTTCCGCACCAAGGATGCCGACACCCCGGTAATCTTGATGGGCTATGCCAATCCCATTGAAAAAATGGGTGCGGAAGTGTTTGCGGATGCGCTCCAGGCCGCTGGCGGTGACGGCGCGCTGACCGTGGACCTGCCGGCGGAAGAGGCGGTGCCGCTGAATGAATTGTTGAGAGCCCGCGATCTGCGCAATATCTTTTTGCTGACGCCTACGACCAGCGATGAGCGGATTGCCGAGATTACCGAGCTGGCCAGCGGCTTTGTCTACTATGTATCGCTCAAGGGTGTGACCGGTGCCGGTCACCTGGACCTCGATTCCGTGCATGAGAATCTGACCCGTATCCGTCGCTTCACCGATTTGCCCCTGTGTGTGGGCTTCGGTATCAAGGATGGCGCCTCCGCAAAAGCGGTGAGTGCCGATGGAGACGGCGCGGTGGTCGGCAGTGTATTGGTATCTGCAGTGGGTGAATCTGCCGACGCTGCCGCCGCCAAGGACCGCGTGGGCGCCATTGTGGGCGAAATGCGCTCTGTGTTGGATAGTTGA
- the trpB gene encoding tryptophan synthase subunit beta, translated as MSKPSSPIDFGAYPDARGHFGEFGGRFVSETLISALDELREMYERLKNDPDFQAAFDYDLAHYVGRPSPLYLAERLTEAAGGARIWLKREDLNHTGAHKVNNTVGQALLAKHSGKGRVIAETGAGQHGVATATVAARLGLKCAVYMGAEDVKRQSPNVYRMKLLGAEVIPVESGSKTLKDAMNEAMRDWVTNVDDTFYIIGTVAGPHPYPQLVRDFNSIIGREARRQSLEQFGQLPDALVACVGGGSNAIGLFHPFLTDEPVKMYGVEAGGDGVETGRHAAPLNDGVPGVLHGNRTYLMEDDDGQIIETHSVSAGLDYPGVGPEHAWLRDIGRVDYVAANDDEALAAFRQLTRTEGILPALESSHAVAYALKLAATMRPDQNIVVNLSGRGDKDIFTVAAIDGIEV; from the coding sequence GTGAGTAAACCCAGTTCACCCATCGATTTTGGGGCCTACCCGGATGCCCGCGGGCACTTTGGTGAGTTCGGTGGACGTTTCGTCTCCGAGACTCTCATCAGCGCTCTCGATGAATTGCGGGAAATGTATGAGCGCCTGAAAAACGATCCGGATTTTCAAGCCGCATTTGATTACGACCTGGCCCACTACGTTGGCCGCCCTTCGCCCTTGTATCTGGCGGAGCGTCTTACCGAAGCCGCCGGCGGTGCCCGTATCTGGCTGAAGCGTGAAGATCTCAACCATACCGGCGCGCACAAGGTGAACAATACCGTTGGTCAGGCGCTGCTCGCCAAGCACAGTGGCAAGGGCCGGGTGATTGCCGAAACCGGTGCCGGTCAGCACGGTGTGGCAACTGCAACGGTTGCGGCGCGCCTGGGGCTCAAGTGTGCGGTGTACATGGGCGCGGAAGACGTTAAGCGTCAGTCGCCGAATGTGTACCGGATGAAATTGCTTGGGGCAGAAGTCATTCCTGTCGAGTCCGGTTCCAAGACCCTGAAAGACGCCATGAACGAGGCGATGCGCGATTGGGTCACCAATGTGGACGATACCTTTTACATCATTGGTACCGTGGCCGGGCCACACCCTTACCCGCAGTTGGTGCGCGATTTTAATTCCATTATCGGTCGCGAAGCACGCCGTCAAAGTCTGGAGCAATTCGGTCAGCTGCCAGATGCACTGGTGGCTTGCGTGGGCGGTGGCTCCAATGCCATTGGCCTGTTCCATCCGTTCCTGACTGACGAACCTGTAAAAATGTACGGCGTAGAGGCCGGCGGTGACGGCGTGGAAACCGGTCGTCATGCCGCGCCGCTGAATGATGGTGTGCCCGGTGTACTGCACGGCAACCGCACTTACCTGATGGAAGATGATGATGGGCAGATTATCGAGACCCACTCGGTATCTGCTGGACTGGATTACCCGGGAGTAGGTCCCGAGCACGCCTGGTTACGTGATATTGGCCGTGTCGACTATGTGGCGGCGAATGACGATGAAGCCCTGGCAGCGTTCCGTCAGCTGACTCGTACCGAGGGCATTTTGCCGGCGTTGGAGTCCAGTCACGCGGTAGCTTATGCGCTGAAACTGGCCGCTACCATGCGCCCGGATCAGAATATTGTTGTGAACCTTTCCGGCCGCGGTGACAAGGATATTTTCACCGTTGCCGCTATCGACGGCATTGAAGTTTAA
- a CDS encoding FimV/HubP family polar landmark protein produces the protein MRVQKLALAVGLVSALGGNGALALGLGEIKVNSTLNQPLDAEIKLLQTRGLGENEIKVRLASLEDFERAGVERGYSLDGIRFDVDYSSGQPMVRITSRSPIREPFLNFLVETRWPSGRLLREYTLLMDLPAFSTNTASQPVRAAERERQQVQRNNAPVQRPIQPTVERTPEPVVPAEQTAPVSAVEETVEEQVQQPIFEEPAEEYIEPQTSTESGSRVYGPVEANKTLWEIARDSRESRDLSVQQTMLAIQRLNPEAFINNNINLLKKGAVLRLPTADEVRGVTRSEAVSQVATQNDAWRDRVADADVTGAPLDARATVEETYESDALEGRVSLGAPGDNESVLSGSGSGSNESDALEGELAVTEEELDKSRLEGAELEERIGELNEQIDTMERLVEVSNDELQAVQAAATQTNDALEAEAETFESAEIDGEALDIAGEESSAFADSEVEGTELEASEFEATSEEATEVEATPEVAPAAEADASRNRVVVQTRPEPSLVDTLMENIQWIGIGAGALLAALFGFFTWRRRKEEEEAIRQVEAEMAAERALAEAPSESFEDDTLVAVEELEANDNFDLDQLGEVETDDPVAEAEIHLSLGQYQEAEAKLLTGLKGAPENVDARLMLLEVYAHQQDGNQFDDHYRQLLGYSDGPVADRAARLRETIAGIGPFEAPETDFSSESLEAAQLDDLGSDLDSFEASFDDLDEFSGSDSAASTAAPAEVESDDIGSLDDLSLDLGDAGAEANTAEDEFSLDLDLGDDFTAADTEQPVADLDGLELDTAPEAQSPEQEFDLDLDSLDLGGDDLEAGSGADLTLESAESAPATEDFALDELMNDGELDLDSLDLDAGLDASPESSEPVAQEAAAVAASNSDDAGLDFDLDLSPMEGSDQPSNDAAADDLGLNLEDDLGSLDLDSIDLGDIDLGDADLAGASDEPVAAVAETPAVDSPAADLDLDLAVMEAPAVAEEPAAVQAPASAQPAADTAEDLSDLSFDLEGDLDSELNLLEGSDEVSTKLELAQAYLDMGDKEGAREILGEVVDESAGEHQQRAKEMLERMG, from the coding sequence ATGCGTGTGCAAAAGCTGGCACTTGCGGTGGGTCTGGTCAGCGCACTGGGTGGCAATGGGGCTCTGGCACTTGGTCTCGGTGAGATCAAGGTAAACTCCACTCTGAATCAGCCGCTCGATGCAGAAATCAAGCTGCTGCAAACCCGCGGCCTGGGTGAAAATGAAATCAAGGTTCGCCTGGCGAGCCTGGAAGATTTTGAGCGCGCAGGCGTTGAGCGAGGCTATTCCCTAGATGGCATCCGCTTTGATGTCGATTATTCCAGCGGCCAGCCGATGGTGCGTATCACCAGCCGGTCTCCGATTCGCGAACCCTTCCTGAACTTCCTGGTAGAAACCCGCTGGCCCAGTGGCCGTCTGCTGCGGGAGTACACCCTGCTGATGGATCTGCCGGCGTTCTCCACCAACACCGCATCCCAGCCTGTCCGCGCTGCAGAGCGCGAGCGCCAGCAGGTGCAGCGGAATAACGCTCCGGTCCAGCGCCCGATCCAGCCGACCGTTGAGCGCACTCCAGAGCCTGTGGTGCCGGCGGAGCAGACCGCCCCGGTATCGGCGGTTGAAGAAACCGTGGAAGAGCAGGTACAGCAGCCGATTTTTGAAGAGCCGGCAGAAGAATACATTGAGCCGCAGACGTCCACCGAGAGCGGTAGCCGCGTCTACGGTCCTGTGGAAGCCAACAAGACCCTGTGGGAAATCGCCCGCGATAGTCGTGAGTCTCGCGACCTATCTGTTCAGCAGACCATGTTGGCCATCCAGCGCCTGAACCCTGAGGCGTTTATCAACAACAACATCAACCTGCTGAAGAAAGGCGCGGTCCTGCGTCTGCCCACCGCAGACGAAGTGCGCGGTGTAACGCGCTCCGAAGCGGTTTCTCAGGTTGCTACCCAGAATGACGCCTGGCGTGATCGTGTCGCCGATGCCGATGTTACCGGTGCCCCGCTGGATGCCCGTGCAACCGTCGAAGAAACCTACGAGAGTGACGCCCTGGAAGGCCGAGTGTCTCTGGGCGCACCGGGTGACAACGAGTCCGTGTTGTCCGGTTCCGGCAGTGGTAGCAATGAAAGCGATGCGCTGGAAGGCGAGCTCGCGGTTACCGAAGAAGAGCTCGATAAGTCCCGCCTCGAAGGCGCCGAACTGGAAGAGCGTATCGGTGAGCTGAACGAACAGATCGATACCATGGAGCGCCTGGTTGAAGTCTCCAACGATGAGTTGCAGGCGGTGCAGGCTGCGGCCACACAGACCAATGACGCGCTGGAAGCTGAAGCGGAAACCTTTGAATCGGCTGAAATCGACGGTGAGGCACTGGATATTGCTGGCGAAGAAAGCTCAGCGTTTGCAGATAGCGAAGTCGAAGGTACCGAGTTAGAAGCCAGCGAGTTTGAGGCTACCAGCGAGGAAGCGACGGAAGTCGAAGCCACTCCGGAAGTTGCACCTGCCGCAGAGGCGGATGCTAGTCGCAATCGCGTGGTGGTGCAGACCCGCCCTGAACCGAGCCTGGTCGATACCCTGATGGAGAATATTCAGTGGATCGGCATTGGCGCTGGTGCCTTGTTGGCCGCGCTGTTTGGCTTCTTCACCTGGCGTCGTCGCAAGGAAGAAGAAGAGGCCATCCGTCAGGTTGAGGCTGAGATGGCTGCTGAGCGCGCGCTGGCGGAAGCGCCGAGTGAGTCCTTCGAAGATGACACTCTGGTGGCGGTTGAAGAGCTCGAAGCGAACGACAATTTCGACCTGGATCAGTTGGGCGAAGTAGAGACTGACGATCCGGTGGCAGAAGCAGAAATCCACCTGTCCCTCGGTCAGTATCAGGAAGCGGAAGCCAAGCTTTTGACTGGCCTCAAAGGCGCGCCTGAGAATGTCGATGCGCGCCTGATGTTGCTGGAGGTGTACGCGCACCAGCAAGACGGCAACCAGTTTGACGATCACTACCGTCAGCTGCTGGGCTACAGCGATGGCCCGGTAGCGGATCGTGCGGCCCGCCTGCGCGAAACCATTGCCGGTATCGGTCCTTTTGAAGCGCCGGAGACAGATTTCTCCAGCGAGTCCCTGGAGGCTGCGCAGCTGGATGATCTGGGTTCTGATCTGGATAGCTTCGAAGCAAGCTTTGATGATCTCGACGAATTCTCCGGCAGTGATTCTGCAGCGAGCACTGCAGCCCCTGCTGAAGTGGAGAGCGACGATATCGGTTCCCTCGACGACCTGTCGCTGGATTTGGGCGACGCTGGTGCTGAAGCAAACACTGCAGAAGACGAGTTCTCTCTCGATCTGGATCTGGGTGACGACTTTACCGCAGCAGATACTGAGCAGCCTGTTGCGGATCTGGATGGCCTGGAGCTGGACACTGCGCCGGAAGCGCAATCTCCAGAGCAAGAATTTGATCTCGACCTCGATTCCCTGGACCTGGGTGGCGACGATCTGGAAGCCGGATCCGGTGCGGACCTGACGCTTGAATCGGCTGAATCGGCTCCTGCGACCGAAGATTTCGCGCTGGATGAGTTGATGAATGACGGTGAGCTGGATCTGGATAGCCTGGATCTGGACGCTGGGCTGGACGCTTCACCAGAAAGCAGCGAGCCTGTCGCTCAAGAAGCGGCCGCGGTTGCTGCCAGTAATTCAGACGATGCCGGCCTCGACTTCGATCTGGACCTGAGCCCGATGGAGGGCAGTGATCAGCCGTCAAATGACGCTGCCGCTGACGACCTGGGTCTTAACCTTGAAGATGATTTGGGAAGCCTGGATCTGGACAGTATTGATCTGGGTGACATTGACCTGGGAGATGCCGATCTGGCTGGCGCATCTGACGAGCCCGTTGCGGCAGTGGCCGAAACCCCGGCCGTAGATTCACCGGCGGCGGATTTGGATCTCGACCTGGCGGTGATGGAAGCGCCTGCAGTGGCCGAGGAGCCTGCCGCGGTGCAAGCGCCTGCAAGTGCCCAGCCAGCAGCGGATACCGCTGAGGACCTGTCAGATCTCAGTTTCGATCTGGAGGGCGACCTGGACTCCGAGCTGAACCTGCTCGAAGGTAGTGACGAAGTGAGCACCAAGCTCGAGTTGGCACAGGCCTATCTGGATATGGGTGACAAAGAAGGTGCCCGCGAAATCCTTGGTGAAGTGGTTGACGAGAGTGCCGGTGAGCACCAGCAGCGCGCCAAGGAAATGCTCGAGCGCATGGGCTGA
- a CDS encoding phosphoribosylanthranilate isomerase: MRVKICGITSVEDARLAVDAGADALGMVFYPPSPRHVSLEQAAEIARAVTPFVVLTGLFVDAHPQEVEQVLAQVPLNLLQFHGNETAAYCRQFHRPYIKALRMKPELNPSEAMSAYPDARGYLLDAYRKGVPGGTGDTFDWQRVPQGRERNDRQVILAGGLNPANVTQAISAAVPDAVDVSGGVEAAPGRKDPDKVREFVRAARAAATSGASSNALIQGV, from the coding sequence ATGCGCGTAAAGATCTGCGGTATTACCAGTGTCGAAGACGCTCGCCTGGCTGTCGATGCCGGCGCCGATGCGCTCGGTATGGTGTTTTACCCGCCCAGCCCCCGCCACGTATCCCTCGAGCAGGCAGCGGAAATTGCCCGTGCCGTAACGCCTTTTGTCGTCTTGACCGGGTTGTTTGTGGATGCCCATCCACAGGAAGTAGAGCAGGTGCTCGCACAAGTCCCGCTGAATCTGCTGCAGTTCCATGGCAATGAAACCGCCGCCTATTGTCGGCAGTTTCATCGTCCGTATATCAAAGCCCTGCGTATGAAACCAGAGCTGAACCCCAGTGAGGCCATGTCGGCCTATCCGGATGCGCGCGGTTACCTGCTGGATGCCTACCGCAAAGGCGTTCCCGGCGGTACCGGTGACACCTTTGACTGGCAGCGTGTGCCCCAGGGGCGCGAGCGCAACGACCGCCAGGTGATCCTTGCCGGAGGGTTGAACCCGGCAAACGTGACGCAGGCGATCAGCGCAGCAGTTCCCGATGCGGTCGACGTGAGCGGTGGCGTGGAAGCCGCACCGGGCCGTAAAGATCCAGATAAGGTGCGCGAATTTGTTCGCGCAGCTCGCGCTGCCGCTACCAGCGGCGCGTCCAGTAATGCATTGATTCAAGGAGTTTGA
- the truA gene encoding tRNA pseudouridine(38-40) synthase TruA: MKNKIYQYKPNGEVPPGESLPEGLRRIALGVEYCGTRLRGFQKQKHDPLTVQETLEKAMSKVAAEPVTLVCAGRTDAGVHASSQVVHFDTTAQRPLKAWVQGVNTQMPFDVRVHWAQEVPAQFHARFSARSRSYRYLIHSAPTRSAQAASEVTWTERTLDLEAMREGARYLIGEHDFSSFRAAQCQARSPVRRLTRLDIGRVGQLIVLEVSATAFLHHMVRNIAGVLMAVGRGDRSPEWVQQVLDARDRTAASVTAPPHGLYLVDVQYPPEFTLPEVAPGPLLVPLPFGSIGTH; this comes from the coding sequence ATGAAGAACAAGATTTACCAATACAAACCGAATGGTGAGGTGCCTCCAGGGGAATCATTACCGGAAGGTTTGCGTCGTATTGCCTTGGGCGTGGAGTACTGTGGTACTCGCCTGCGCGGCTTTCAAAAGCAAAAACACGACCCGTTGACGGTGCAGGAAACCCTGGAGAAGGCCATGTCTAAGGTCGCGGCAGAACCGGTGACACTGGTGTGCGCTGGGCGTACCGATGCCGGGGTGCACGCGTCCAGTCAGGTTGTGCATTTTGATACCACCGCCCAGCGCCCGCTTAAGGCCTGGGTGCAGGGGGTCAATACGCAGATGCCGTTTGATGTGCGCGTGCACTGGGCCCAGGAAGTGCCCGCACAATTCCACGCCCGCTTTTCCGCCCGCAGTCGCAGCTATCGCTATTTGATCCACAGCGCGCCTACGCGTTCGGCGCAGGCTGCCAGCGAAGTGACCTGGACCGAGCGCACGCTGGACCTGGAGGCCATGCGCGAGGGGGCTCGCTACCTGATTGGCGAGCACGACTTCAGCAGCTTCCGCGCCGCGCAGTGTCAGGCGCGCTCGCCAGTACGGCGGCTTACCCGCCTGGATATTGGCCGGGTAGGGCAGCTGATAGTGCTGGAAGTGAGTGCCACCGCGTTTTTGCACCACATGGTGCGCAACATCGCCGGGGTTTTGATGGCGGTAGGGCGTGGCGATCGTTCGCCGGAATGGGTGCAGCAGGTGCTGGATGCGCGCGATCGTACCGCCGCCAGCGTCACTGCGCCGCCCCATGGACTCTATCTGGTGGATGTCCAGTATCCGCCGGAATTTACCCTGCCGGAAGTCGCGCCGGGGCCGTTATTGGTGCCCCTGCCATTTGGCAGTATCGGTACCCATTAG